In one Brassica oleracea var. oleracea cultivar TO1000 chromosome C9, BOL, whole genome shotgun sequence genomic region, the following are encoded:
- the LOC106316307 gene encoding uncharacterized protein LOC106316307 — MMSSSSSSSSATDIITKPPPSSAVESVTCDTCGFAEECTPAYIHRVKERHRGHWLCGLCAEAVKDEVVRSPTRISVEEALRRHTTFCHRFRSWSAEEEEEDPIAVIGRILRRSLDGSPRRTTTRTSSSGALPGVDDVAARRSLLRSGSCFSSLST; from the coding sequence ATGATGTCCTCATCATCATCATCATCATCTGCCACCGATATTATCACTAAGCCGCCGCCGTCGTCGGCTGTTGAGTCTGTCACGTGCGACACGTGCGGTTTCGCTGAGGAGTGCACGCCGGCTTACATCCACCGCGTCAAGGAACGCCACAGGGGACACTGGCTTTGTGGGCTCTGCGCGGAGGCTGTGAAGGACGAGGTGGTTCGATCTCCGACAAGAATCTCCGTCGAGGAAGCTCTTCGCCGCCACACAACGTTCTGCCACCGGTTTCGTTCATGGAGCGCGGAGGAGGAGGAGGAAGATCCTATTGCAGTCATTGGAAGAATTCTACGGAGGAGTCTCGATGGCTCTCCTCGGAGAACCACCACGAGGACGAGCTCAAGCGGAGCTTTGCCTGGGGTCGACGATGTAGCGGCACGACGGTCGCTTCTCCGATCTGGGAGCTGTTTCTCGTCTCTCTCTACTTGA
- the LOC106315572 gene encoding copper transporter 5-like, producing the protein MMHMTFYWGIKATILFDFWKTDSWLSYILTLVACFAFAAFYQYLEKRRVQFKSLSSTRHPNPPPRAGVSAPLIPKSGTRSAAKAASVLLFGVNAAIGYLLMLAVMSFNGGVFIAIVVGLTVGYLVFRSDDDGADVAAENPCACA; encoded by the coding sequence ATGATGCACATGACCTTCTACTGGGGCATCAAAGCCACAATCCTCTTCGATTTCTGGAAAACCGATTCATGGCTGAGTTACATCCTCACTTTAGTCGCCTGCTTCGCCTTCGCCGCCTTCTACCAGTACCTCGAGAAACGCCGTGTCCAATTCAAATCCCTTTCATCCACTCGCCATCCTAATCCCCCGCCTCGCGCCGGCGTTTCCGCACCTCTTATCCCCAAATCGGGCACCAGATCCGCCGCCAAAGCTGCGTCGGTGCTGCTTTTCGGCGTCAACGCGGCGATCGGTTACCTGCTGATGCTGGCGGTTATGTCCTTCAACGGAGGCGTTTTCATCGCGATCGTCGTCGGGTTAACCGTCGGTTACCTCGTTTTCAGATCTGACGACGACGGTGCTGACGTGGCGGCGGAGAATCCATGCGCGTGTGCTTGA